The following proteins are co-located in the Immundisolibacter sp. genome:
- the glgB gene encoding 1,4-alpha-glucan branching protein GlgB — protein sequence MNAPARDLQEIVTGRCADPFALLGPHATPGGVTVRVFAPQAQAVTLIEASGAETALRVEQRGGLYAATLPARTLPLCYRLRVTDDTGSRECEDPYRFGPVLGELDSYLLARGDHRRVWEVLGAHPRNMDGVAGVSFAVWAPNARRVSVVGPFNGWDGRVHVMRARAECGVWEIFVPGLGAGTLYKYELLGPDWAPLPLKADPFAFASEHPPATSSIVAQVTAPKAVADWDTHRAARQARQAPISIYEVHLGSWRRAGPTGDSHLSYRDLAGQLVDYVRDLGFTHIELLPITEHPFEGSWGYQPTGLYAPTSRHGTPDDFAHFVQRCHEVGIGVLMDWVPGHFPNDAHGLAQFDGTHLYEHHDPRQGFHPDWNTLIYNFGRAEVANFLLGSALYWLGQYRIDGLRVDAVASMLYLDYSRKAGEWVPNRHGGNENLEAVDFLRRLNETCYGTHPGAITVAEESTAWPAVSRPTYLGGLGFGYKWNMGWMHDTLDYMAKDPIHRRFHHDRLTFGLLYAFSENFILPLSHDEVVHGKGSLLTRMPGDRWQQFANLRAYYGFMWTHPGKKLLFMGGEFAHEREWSHQRSLDWHLLDQPEHAGMQRLVRDLNTVYRALPALHEKDCDPAGFAWLDANDPDQSVLSYLRRGSEPQALAVTVCNFTPVVRERYRVGVPRPGWWREHINTDASCYAGSGVGNQGGVASEPVPWHGHAQSVCLTLPPLATVILAPEA from the coding sequence ATGAACGCACCCGCCCGGGACCTGCAGGAGATCGTCACCGGCCGCTGCGCCGATCCATTTGCGCTGCTCGGCCCGCACGCGACGCCCGGCGGGGTCACGGTGCGGGTGTTTGCGCCGCAGGCGCAGGCGGTCACGCTCATCGAGGCCTCCGGCGCGGAAACCGCGCTGCGGGTCGAACAGCGCGGAGGCCTGTATGCGGCCACCCTGCCCGCTCGGACCCTGCCCCTGTGCTACCGCCTGCGCGTGACCGACGACACCGGTTCGCGCGAGTGCGAGGACCCGTACCGCTTCGGCCCGGTGCTGGGCGAGCTCGACAGCTACCTGCTGGCGCGCGGCGATCACCGACGCGTGTGGGAGGTTCTGGGCGCGCATCCGCGCAACATGGACGGCGTGGCCGGCGTGAGCTTTGCCGTGTGGGCGCCCAACGCGCGCCGCGTGAGTGTGGTCGGTCCGTTCAACGGCTGGGACGGGCGCGTGCACGTAATGCGGGCGCGCGCCGAGTGCGGCGTGTGGGAAATCTTCGTGCCCGGCCTTGGCGCCGGCACGCTGTACAAGTACGAACTGCTGGGGCCGGACTGGGCGCCCCTGCCGCTCAAGGCCGACCCGTTCGCGTTCGCCAGCGAGCACCCGCCGGCCACGTCATCCATCGTCGCGCAGGTGACCGCGCCGAAAGCCGTGGCGGACTGGGACACCCACCGCGCCGCGCGCCAGGCCCGCCAGGCGCCGATCAGCATCTACGAGGTGCACCTGGGCTCGTGGCGGCGCGCAGGGCCGACCGGGGACAGCCACCTCAGCTACCGGGATCTAGCGGGCCAACTGGTGGATTACGTGCGCGACCTGGGTTTCACGCACATCGAACTGCTGCCGATCACCGAACACCCCTTCGAAGGTTCCTGGGGCTATCAGCCCACCGGGCTTTACGCGCCCACCTCGCGCCACGGTACGCCGGACGACTTCGCCCATTTCGTGCAGCGCTGCCATGAGGTCGGCATCGGCGTGCTGATGGATTGGGTGCCCGGCCATTTTCCGAACGACGCGCACGGTCTGGCGCAGTTCGATGGCACGCACCTTTACGAACACCACGACCCGCGCCAGGGCTTTCACCCGGACTGGAACACGCTGATCTACAACTTCGGGCGCGCCGAGGTCGCCAACTTCCTGCTCGGCAGCGCGCTGTACTGGCTGGGGCAGTACCGCATTGACGGGCTGCGCGTGGATGCGGTGGCCTCGATGCTGTACCTCGACTACAGCCGCAAGGCCGGCGAATGGGTGCCCAACCGCCACGGCGGCAACGAGAACCTCGAGGCGGTGGATTTCCTGCGGCGCCTGAACGAAACCTGCTACGGCACCCACCCCGGCGCCATCACCGTGGCCGAGGAGTCCACGGCCTGGCCGGCGGTGTCGCGTCCTACCTATCTGGGCGGCCTGGGCTTCGGCTACAAGTGGAACATGGGCTGGATGCACGACACCCTCGATTACATGGCCAAGGATCCCATCCACCGGCGCTTTCACCATGACCGCCTCACCTTCGGCCTGCTGTACGCGTTCTCGGAGAACTTCATCCTGCCGCTCTCGCACGACGAGGTTGTGCACGGCAAGGGTTCGCTGCTCACGCGCATGCCCGGCGACCGCTGGCAGCAGTTCGCCAACCTGCGCGCGTATTACGGCTTCATGTGGACGCACCCGGGCAAGAAGCTGCTGTTCATGGGCGGCGAGTTCGCCCATGAACGCGAGTGGAGCCACCAGCGCAGCCTGGATTGGCACCTGCTCGACCAGCCCGAGCACGCCGGCATGCAGCGCCTGGTGCGCGACCTCAACACGGTGTACCGCGCCCTGCCCGCGCTGCACGAGAAAGACTGCGACCCGGCCGGCTTCGCCTGGCTGGATGCGAACGATCCCGACCAAAGCGTGCTCAGTTACCTGCGCCGGGGCAGCGAACCGCAGGCGCTCGCCGTAACCGTCTGCAACTTCACCCCGGTGGTGCGCGAACGCTACCGGGTGGGCGTGCCCCGGCCCGGGTGGTGGCGCGAACACATCAACACCGACGCCAGCTGCTATGCCGGCAGCGGGGTTGGCAACCAGGGCGGCGTGGCGAGTGAGCCGGTGCCCTGGCACGGGCACGCGCAGTCGGTGTGCCTGACCCTACCGCCCCTGGCGACCGTCATCCTGGCGCCGGAGGCCTGA
- the treS gene encoding maltose alpha-D-glucosyltransferase, which produces MVDNAPGKIGDPEAPANLAATGPQAALAAPWYQDAIVYQTHVKAFCDSTEDGIGDFEGLTAKLDYLVDLGVTALWLLPFYPSPLRDDGYDIADYRGVHPSYGTLKDFRRFLREAHRRGLKVITELVINHTSDQHPWFQRARRAPPGSAWRNYYVWSDTDQRYSGTRIIFTDTEASNWAWDPVAKAYYWHRFFSHQPDLNFDNPQVIREIKRIMKFWLDLGVDGMRLDAIPYLCERDGTNNENLPETHAVIRDLRAWLDAHFADRMFLGEANQWPEDVLPYFGDGDECHMAFHFPLMPRIYMALAQEDRFPVVDIMRQTPDIPAGCQWAIFLRNHDELTLEMVSDRERDYLWNFYAADRRARINLGIRRRLAPLLDNDRRKIELLNALLMSMPGTPILYYGDEIGMGDNVYLGDRNGVRTPMQWSPDRNGGFSRADPASLYLPPVMDPVYGFEAVNVEAQQRSPASLLNWMKRLIGVRKLHPALARGGFRMIFPGNRKVLVYLRELADETILCVANLSRAPQPVELDLAEFRGRVPVEIMGRSVFPPIGELPYFITVTGYGVYWFVLATETDAPRWHTSAPEPLPELATLVLPAGWASLAQGRALETLAGQVLPEFLPKQRWLGGGGGGALHATLRLRAPLPYDGDGAVVALWSVRGQGLQHDYALPLALAWETPDDEPLARLRGHVLARVRRGARVGVLYDAMQDPAFAVALTRAMQAGQAFAANDGAHLRTWATAALEEADFVPAADVHPMSVEQSNSSVRFGNRMVLKLIRRVRAGIHPEVEIGHFLTEVARFRNIPALLGAAEFVTADGQAATIAVLQRYVDNQGDGWAFTRNRLGRLLEDAELDAAVRSDQVAETLDPGYLRWAGVLGERLAALHTAFALPVDDPAFAPEAVSATDFQAWRAALATQAALAKEALARAAAAGTANGPAGLASALLARWKEVDAMGRLGRLTAHKTRTHGDLHLGQVLVASDDVYFMDFEGEPARDLAARRAKYPPLRDVAGMLRSFDYAARLTLGEALASRPQAQAMLTAAVEAWTRSVQRVFLDAYDSAAQDCPTVPSDAATRRALVRFFTLEKVLYELAYEANNRPQWLEVPAQGLLALLDGADA; this is translated from the coding sequence ATGGTGGATAACGCGCCGGGGAAGATTGGCGATCCCGAAGCCCCTGCCAACCTCGCCGCCACCGGCCCGCAGGCCGCGCTCGCGGCGCCGTGGTACCAGGACGCCATCGTCTACCAGACCCACGTCAAGGCGTTCTGCGACTCAACCGAAGACGGCATCGGTGATTTCGAGGGGCTGACGGCGAAACTCGATTACCTGGTGGATCTGGGCGTGACGGCGCTGTGGCTGCTGCCGTTCTACCCCTCGCCGCTACGCGACGACGGCTACGACATCGCCGACTACCGTGGCGTGCACCCGTCCTACGGCACGCTCAAGGACTTTCGCCGCTTCCTGCGCGAAGCACACCGACGCGGCCTGAAGGTGATCACCGAGCTGGTCATCAACCACACCTCCGACCAGCACCCGTGGTTCCAGCGCGCGCGCCGGGCGCCGCCGGGTTCGGCGTGGCGCAACTATTACGTGTGGTCCGACACCGACCAGCGCTACTCCGGCACGCGCATCATCTTCACCGACACCGAAGCCTCCAACTGGGCCTGGGACCCGGTCGCCAAGGCCTATTACTGGCACAGGTTTTTCTCCCACCAGCCGGACCTGAACTTCGACAACCCACAGGTGATCCGCGAGATCAAGCGGATCATGAAGTTCTGGCTCGACCTGGGCGTGGACGGCATGCGCCTGGACGCCATCCCCTACCTGTGCGAACGCGACGGCACCAACAACGAGAACCTGCCCGAAACCCATGCGGTGATCCGCGACCTGCGCGCCTGGCTGGATGCGCACTTCGCGGACCGCATGTTCCTGGGCGAGGCCAACCAATGGCCCGAGGACGTGCTGCCGTACTTTGGTGACGGTGACGAATGCCACATGGCGTTTCACTTCCCGCTCATGCCGCGCATCTACATGGCACTCGCCCAGGAAGACCGCTTTCCGGTGGTGGACATCATGCGCCAGACGCCGGACATCCCGGCCGGCTGCCAGTGGGCGATCTTTTTGCGCAACCACGACGAACTCACGCTCGAGATGGTCTCCGACCGCGAGCGCGACTACCTGTGGAATTTCTACGCCGCCGACCGGCGCGCGCGCATCAACCTCGGCATCCGCCGCCGTCTGGCCCCGCTGCTCGACAACGACCGGCGCAAGATCGAGCTGCTCAACGCGCTGCTGATGTCCATGCCGGGCACGCCGATCCTGTACTACGGCGACGAGATCGGCATGGGCGACAACGTCTACCTGGGTGATCGCAACGGCGTGCGCACGCCCATGCAGTGGTCGCCGGATCGCAACGGCGGCTTCTCGCGTGCCGATCCGGCCTCGCTGTACCTGCCGCCGGTGATGGACCCGGTGTATGGCTTCGAGGCGGTGAACGTCGAGGCCCAGCAGCGCAGCCCGGCCTCGCTGCTGAACTGGATGAAGCGCCTGATCGGCGTGCGCAAGCTCCATCCGGCGCTGGCGCGCGGCGGGTTTCGGATGATCTTTCCGGGCAACCGCAAGGTGCTGGTGTATCTGCGCGAACTGGCCGACGAAACCATCCTGTGCGTGGCGAATCTGTCGCGCGCGCCCCAGCCGGTGGAACTGGACCTGGCCGAGTTCCGCGGCCGGGTGCCGGTGGAAATCATGGGCCGCAGCGTCTTCCCGCCGATCGGCGAGCTGCCCTACTTCATCACCGTGACCGGCTACGGGGTGTACTGGTTCGTGCTGGCGACGGAAACCGACGCGCCGCGCTGGCACACCTCGGCGCCCGAACCGCTGCCGGAACTGGCCACGCTGGTGCTGCCGGCCGGCTGGGCCTCGCTGGCGCAGGGGCGCGCCTTGGAAACCCTGGCCGGACAGGTACTGCCGGAATTCCTGCCCAAGCAGCGCTGGCTCGGGGGTGGCGGCGGCGGCGCGCTGCACGCCACGTTGCGCCTGCGCGCACCGCTACCGTATGACGGCGACGGCGCGGTGGTGGCGCTGTGGTCGGTCCGCGGACAAGGACTGCAACATGACTACGCGCTGCCGCTTGCGCTGGCCTGGGAGACGCCCGACGACGAACCGCTGGCGCGGCTGCGCGGGCATGTGCTGGCGCGCGTGCGCCGCGGTGCGCGGGTCGGCGTGCTGTACGACGCGATGCAGGATCCGGCCTTCGCCGTGGCGCTGACGCGTGCCATGCAGGCCGGACAGGCGTTCGCCGCCAACGACGGCGCCCATCTGAGGACGTGGGCCACCGCCGCGCTGGAAGAAGCCGATTTCGTGCCTGCGGCCGACGTGCATCCGATGAGCGTCGAGCAGAGCAATTCCTCGGTGCGTTTTGGCAACCGCATGGTGCTCAAGCTGATCCGCCGCGTCCGCGCCGGCATCCACCCGGAAGTGGAGATCGGCCACTTCCTGACCGAAGTCGCCCGGTTTCGCAACATCCCGGCCTTGCTGGGCGCTGCCGAGTTCGTGACCGCCGATGGTCAGGCCGCGACCATCGCCGTGCTGCAACGCTATGTGGACAACCAGGGCGACGGCTGGGCATTCACGCGCAATCGCCTGGGCAGGCTGCTCGAGGACGCCGAGCTCGATGCCGCGGTGCGCTCCGACCAGGTGGCCGAAACGCTGGACCCGGGCTACCTGCGCTGGGCCGGCGTGCTCGGCGAGCGCCTCGCCGCTCTGCATACCGCCTTCGCCCTGCCGGTGGACGACCCGGCCTTCGCGCCCGAGGCGGTAAGCGCGACCGACTTTCAGGCCTGGCGCGCGGCGCTTGCCACCCAGGCGGCGCTGGCCAAAGAAGCGCTTGCGCGCGCGGCGGCCGCCGGCACCGCCAACGGGCCGGCGGGCCTGGCCAGCGCCCTGCTCGCGCGCTGGAAAGAGGTGGACGCAATGGGTCGGCTCGGGCGGCTGACTGCGCACAAGACCCGCACCCACGGCGACCTGCACCTGGGCCAGGTGCTGGTGGCGTCCGACGACGTCTACTTCATGGACTTCGAAGGCGAGCCGGCGCGCGATCTGGCGGCCCGGCGCGCCAAGTACCCGCCGCTGCGCGACGTGGCCGGCATGCTGCGCTCGTTCGACTACGCCGCACGCCTGACGCTGGGCGAGGCGCTTGCCTCGCGACCGCAGGCGCAGGCCATGCTGACCGCGGCCGTCGAGGCTTGGACCCGCAGCGTGCAGCGGGTCTTTCTGGATGCCTACGACAGCGCCGCGCAGGACTGCCCCACCGTGCCCAGCGACGCCGCCACGCGGCGCGCACTGGTGCGGTTTTTCACGCTCGAGAAAGTGCTTTACGAGCTCGCTTACGAGGCGAACAACCGGCCACAGTGGCTGGAAGTCCCGGCGCAGGGCCTGCTCGCATTGCTCGATGGAGCCGACGCATGA
- a CDS encoding alpha-1,4-glucan--maltose-1-phosphate maltosyltransferase → MIRDVQPRIECGRYPVKRVAGDRLRVSAEIFRDGHDLIAGVLKLRPADAQQWQEIPLTSVNPGLDRWEAEVELARNTTYRYTLEAWPDAYGSWRADTLKKLEAGQDLGLEALEGRALLETIAARAKDADAAALRTVLERLTSGDDALAVLLADDTLALARRCPDRSEATVYAPELEVVVDRERARFAAWYEMFPRSQGTDPTRSATFAECAARLPEIAHMGFDVVYLVPIHPIGRIHRKGSNNSLNPGPDDPGSPYAIGADEGGHDAVHPALGTLDDFRAFVARAGELGMEVALDFAIQCAPDHPWVREHPEWFSFRPDGSIRYAENPPKKYQDIVNLDMTGPHRAAIWDALREVIEFWIAQGVKTFRVDNPHTKPVAFWEWLIGTIRARHPEVVFLAEAFTRPPMLKTLARVGFTQSYTYFTWRNSKQELTEYLTELTQTECREYLRPNFFANTPDILPPILQHGGPGAFRIRAVLAATLSSVYGIYNGFELCEGRAVPGTEEYQDSEKYQYKVWDWDRPGHIKDYLTRLNRVRRANPALHDWWHLRFLPGYHDGVLCHLKTTAQGDQPLVIAVSLDPHQTIDCEIELPLDALRVDPGYYTMQELMTGTRHQWSGPRQWVHLTPEQPAWILRPGTGEGPDGG, encoded by the coding sequence GTGATCCGCGACGTGCAGCCTCGCATCGAGTGCGGCCGCTATCCGGTCAAGCGCGTGGCCGGCGACCGGTTGCGCGTGTCGGCGGAGATCTTCCGCGACGGGCACGACCTCATTGCCGGGGTGCTCAAGCTGCGCCCGGCCGACGCGCAGCAGTGGCAGGAAATCCCGCTCACCTCGGTCAACCCCGGCCTCGATCGCTGGGAAGCGGAGGTCGAGCTGGCTCGCAATACCACCTACCGCTACACCCTCGAGGCCTGGCCCGACGCCTATGGAAGCTGGCGTGCGGACACCCTCAAGAAACTCGAGGCAGGCCAGGATCTGGGGCTCGAAGCGCTGGAAGGTCGCGCCCTGCTCGAGACCATCGCCGCACGCGCGAAAGACGCAGACGCGGCGGCGCTGCGCACGGTGCTGGAGCGCCTGACGAGCGGCGATGACGCACTCGCGGTGCTGCTCGCCGACGACACCCTTGCCCTGGCGCGCCGCTGCCCGGACCGCAGCGAGGCCACCGTCTACGCACCCGAACTCGAGGTGGTGGTCGACCGCGAGCGGGCGCGCTTTGCCGCCTGGTACGAGATGTTCCCGCGCTCGCAGGGCACTGACCCCACGCGCAGCGCCACGTTTGCCGAATGCGCTGCGCGCCTGCCGGAAATCGCCCACATGGGCTTCGACGTGGTGTATCTGGTGCCCATCCACCCCATCGGGCGCATCCACCGCAAGGGGTCGAACAACTCGCTGAACCCCGGCCCGGACGATCCGGGCAGCCCCTATGCCATCGGCGCCGACGAAGGCGGGCACGACGCCGTGCACCCGGCCCTGGGCACGCTGGACGATTTCCGCGCCTTCGTCGCGCGCGCCGGTGAGCTGGGCATGGAAGTGGCGCTCGATTTCGCCATCCAGTGCGCGCCGGACCACCCGTGGGTGCGCGAGCATCCCGAGTGGTTCAGCTTCCGGCCGGACGGCAGCATCCGCTACGCCGAGAACCCGCCCAAGAAATACCAGGACATCGTCAACCTGGATATGACCGGCCCGCACCGCGCGGCGATCTGGGACGCGCTGCGCGAGGTCATCGAGTTCTGGATCGCCCAGGGCGTCAAGACCTTCCGCGTGGACAACCCGCATACCAAGCCGGTGGCGTTCTGGGAGTGGCTGATCGGCACCATCCGCGCCCGCCACCCGGAGGTGGTGTTCCTCGCCGAGGCGTTCACCCGCCCGCCGATGCTCAAGACCCTGGCGCGCGTCGGCTTCACGCAGTCCTACACCTACTTCACCTGGCGCAACAGCAAGCAGGAACTCACCGAGTACCTCACCGAGCTCACGCAGACCGAGTGTCGCGAGTACCTGCGCCCGAACTTCTTCGCCAACACGCCGGACATCCTGCCGCCGATCCTGCAGCATGGCGGGCCGGGCGCGTTTCGCATCCGTGCGGTGCTGGCGGCCACGCTGTCGTCGGTTTACGGCATCTACAACGGCTTCGAGCTGTGCGAGGGGCGCGCCGTCCCCGGCACGGAGGAATATCAGGATTCCGAGAAATACCAATACAAGGTGTGGGATTGGGACCGGCCGGGCCACATCAAGGACTACCTGACGCGCCTGAATCGGGTGCGCCGCGCCAACCCGGCGCTGCACGACTGGTGGCACCTGCGCTTCCTGCCGGGCTACCACGACGGCGTGCTGTGCCACCTCAAGACCACCGCCCAGGGCGATCAACCCCTGGTGATCGCCGTGAGCCTGGACCCGCACCAGACCATCGACTGCGAGATCGAGCTGCCGCTCGACGCGCTGCGCGTGGACCCCGGCTACTACACGATGCAGGAGCTCATGACCGGCACGCGCCATCAGTGGAGTGGCCCGCGCCAGTGGGTGCACCTCACGCCCGAGCAACCGGCGTGGATCCTGCGGCCCGGCACCGGCGAGGGCCCGGATGGTGGATAA
- a CDS encoding acetate/propionate family kinase: protein MEILTVNVGSSSVKLDRFDGRTSPPRHIAALRPAPGDEALGGVPIPELIVHRVVHGGALAHPVRIDAAVEAQIDACAPLAPLHNPPALAMIRACRQRFGDGIAQVAVFDTAFFADLPPAARDYALPRELIEKHAIRRYGFHGLAHQALWRAWQEHTGRSGRIVTLQLGAGCSAAAIADGRPLDTSMGFTPLEGLVMATRSGDVDPGLLLHLLRTGSMDATQLERMLTEQSGLLGLAGSADMRSLLADPSPAAAHAIDVYCHRVRKYIGAYAAVLGGLDGVVFGGGVGEHAPAVRAGILTGMEWLGIRLDAAANAAASGPPTRISAAGSACAVWEFSVDEATELARIGQGFLPDAGEASPVGPVGTLDGRRRSDA, encoded by the coding sequence GTGGAAATCCTTACCGTCAACGTGGGCAGTTCGTCGGTCAAGCTGGACCGCTTCGACGGCCGCACGAGCCCGCCCCGACACATCGCGGCGCTGCGCCCCGCGCCGGGCGACGAGGCGCTGGGCGGCGTGCCGATTCCGGAACTGATCGTGCATCGCGTGGTACACGGCGGTGCGCTGGCGCATCCGGTACGCATCGACGCCGCGGTCGAGGCGCAGATCGATGCCTGCGCGCCGCTGGCACCTCTGCACAATCCGCCCGCGCTGGCCATGATCCGCGCCTGCCGCCAGCGCTTTGGCGATGGCATCGCGCAGGTGGCGGTGTTCGACACGGCATTCTTCGCAGACCTGCCACCGGCGGCGCGCGACTATGCCTTGCCGCGCGAGCTGATCGAGAAGCACGCCATCCGCCGCTACGGCTTTCACGGACTCGCCCACCAGGCGCTGTGGCGTGCCTGGCAGGAACACACAGGCCGCAGCGGGCGGATCGTGACCCTGCAATTGGGCGCCGGCTGCTCGGCGGCAGCCATCGCCGACGGCAGGCCGCTGGACACCTCGATGGGCTTCACGCCACTGGAAGGCCTGGTCATGGCCACCCGCAGCGGTGACGTGGATCCGGGCCTGCTGCTGCACCTGCTGCGCACCGGCAGCATGGACGCGACGCAGCTGGAGCGGATGCTCACCGAGCAAAGCGGCCTGCTCGGCCTGGCCGGCAGTGCCGACATGCGCAGCCTGCTGGCCGACCCCTCCCCCGCCGCGGCCCACGCAATCGACGTCTACTGCCACCGCGTGCGCAAGTACATCGGCGCCTACGCCGCCGTGCTGGGCGGGCTGGACGGGGTCGTGTTCGGCGGCGGCGTGGGCGAGCACGCGCCCGCGGTGCGCGCCGGCATCCTGACTGGCATGGAGTGGCTGGGCATCCGCCTCGACGCCGCTGCCAACGCGGCGGCAAGCGGCCCGCCCACGCGCATCAGCGCCGCCGGCTCAGCCTGCGCCGTATGGGAGTTTTCAGTGGACGAGGCAACTGAACTGGCCCGCATCGGCCAAGGCTTCCTGCCCGACGCGGGTGAAGCATCGCCCGTCGGCCCGGTCGGGACACTGGATGGCCGCCGGCGGAGTGATGCATAG